The segment tatggaatttataaaatgatttagcTCTGTCGGAAAACTGTCAACATAACGTTCTTCAGATGATCTCAGCAGAGCTTCCGACTGACAGGAATTCTGGGTAATTGAATACAGCTCACTGGCCTTCATATTCCGTGTCTGAATCAGACCTTTGGTACCAAGAACCTACAAAAAGTCGGAAAGAGGTACACAAACGGTAAAAGCACCTTTTTGTACTCGATCATGTTTTAGTGAACACAAGGCTAATCAAGATCGTTgagaatatattattttaaatattatgaaaccGTTTTCGTTGATTTATTAAGTTTCTCATTCTATTTGAACCAGATATCACCAGTATCATAAGGGAACCATTCTGAAAACCCATTCGGTCTTAATTAGAAGATATTTACTTTGttcttttaaatctttgaaatcattttatcgAAAATTCCTTAACTATTACCTCAACCTTCTGTTCATAGCCAATCCTTGCGGCTCTGGTATCTTCCATATTTGCCATTACACCActtggaaaattcaaaatggcGGTCACACAATCGAAATCATCAGCACTTCTGTAGAGCGCGGAATTGTCAGAGGATATGGAGCCAAATGCACAAACAGAGGAGGGTCTTTCTCCCACTAACCAGCAGACATAGTCGATGTCGTGAATTGCCATATCTAGGAAAATTCCACCTTGCagagaaacaaaacaaagaatgagtttataaaatgtgtttttttttgggggtgTGGGGGTGTGTTGTGTTTGCTTTTTGAAACCCCTAAAAATCAAAAGTATCATAAAATAACACAGATTTAAAGGAATAACTTATAGtaaaacatcagatataaattAGTGATTCATTTAGGAATTGATTAGATATATATCGCACactatttgtacatgtaagattaGTGTCCCATTACACATATACAATACCAAGCTctttcaactacatgtacatgtacaataaaaattcaGTCTATGATTAAGGTGCTGCGAAAATGGATCCAAGTGTTATAACGTAGTTTAAAAGATAAACCATTTCTTGTTTTTCGGCCAAAGTTTTTCACTGCTACATTATCAGTGATGAAACTGGCAGATGTTGAATGCAGCATGATATGTAATTTATCTAACTAGATAAAGTAACATACTTCTGTTGTTTTGGAGGTATTCCTTGCCCGGTCCGTCCTCTCTGCTGGTGAATTTGACCATTCGAAGATCCCCGATGTCGCCTCTCTTGTATCTTTGATACAGGGTATTGAACTGTTTGTCAAACCGCCTGAGAAAATTctcaaacaattaaaacaacGTTTTAAACGTTAGCTACATGAATGACAGCTAGGCTAAGACAATTTTGTAAACTCTaatcatattaaatgatatgTAGCTGATTTGGAAGTTTGTTAGCGTTCACTTAAACAATGGTTTTTATAgtttatctatacatgtatatgagcaGATACTTAGAATTATTCATTTGAGATGAATGAAAGTGTTTTATAGATCAGTATGTTCGAAAGATGAAAGAGAAAAGTTTACCCCTAGTACATCTGCAATCTTGGTCATATCACGCaacttgtttatttattattctgGTTTAGAAATCTTTCACTCATATAGGCCTTAAAATTTTAACTATCATAAAACAAGTGCATTTCTTTGGAACTATAGGAGAAAATGGTTGATCAGTTGAAGCAAAAAGAGTTTATGAGCCATATTTCTAGTGTAAAATAGTCAAAGATGAATACCGGTTATAAGCacaaaaaagtattttcttCAGTTTCTTTGCCAATTCATAACAATCCTTTGTTTCAGAGACTGTTAAAGTCAGCGGTTTCTCGCACATCACATGTTTGCCTTCAAAATAAAAGACAACCATTTAATATTGTACAGGTTTATACaaaatagaaatgaaaatttgaatatgtttacctGCATTGCAATAtccataaaaatacatgtaatttcaatttGGTTAATGCATGGGAATTCCAGTTTTTAAGTATGATCCATTCATTATTACTTACCTGCAGTTAGCGCCTTTTTGATGATGTCATAGTGGGAAGGAGTAGGCGTACATATTATGACGACATCAACCCTGTAATTTGTTTAATAACACATAATTACAGCATGCTGACAAACTCATGAAAACATATAAGGAAAAACAAATAAAGTCAAAAGATAATATACCATCTAAACCGAAGGTTCAAATGAACACTTCTGATAACCTGTTGTCACTGTTCCGTCTGTCAGTACTTTTTTGCTATTTCCGACTTCTTATCAGCATTATGGACAGAAGATTATAAATTGTGAAAGTGAAGGGCAAAACTCTTTCCAACGGGGATATAATAAcgaaacaacaaaaatatgtatgtgttaaaaaatctttttctcaagaaccattgcatcagaaatgccaatatttacatcaaCGCTTTTATGGATAGTGAATATTTTTGTTACTCTTGGGCCAGTGCTATGACTCCAAGAGAGATTGTTTTTCACCGAAATATATTGGAAGAATGTCGAAATTCTTCTCAAGAGCACAAGTGTTACAATTTGTAATAACAATAATCAAGAACCCTTTGA is part of the Magallana gigas chromosome 3, xbMagGiga1.1, whole genome shotgun sequence genome and harbors:
- the LOC105326486 gene encoding myo-inositol 2-dehydrogenase — encoded protein: MTSNQTLGAALVGVGRMGQVHLKSMIDSGRLSIRWLVDIPAQHGLMAELIKRHRLTGETEISDIESSQKVLLDPRVDVVIICTPTPSHYDIIKKALTAGKHVMCEKPLTLTVSETKDCYELAKKLKKILFCAYNRRFDKQFNTLYQRYKRGDIGDLRMVKFTSREDGPGKEYLQNNRSGIFLDMAIHDIDYVCWLVGERPSSVCAFGSISSDNSALYRSADDFDCVTAILNFPSGVMANMEDTRAARIGYEQKVEVLGTKGLIQTRNMKASELYSITQNSCQSEALLRSSEERYVDSFPTELNHFINSIEGKEENLVSAESCIIAMEVSEALSQSLRTGSIVRL